The following proteins are co-located in the Rhodococcus opacus B4 genome:
- a CDS encoding CaiB/BaiF CoA transferase family protein: protein MSGPLGGVRVLVLSGMGPVPYVSMLLADMGAQVVRVVRPTHRAARALAQTDGLRDEYDVANRGVETTALDLKDPRGVEAALRLAAAADVFIEGYRPGVAERLGLAPEVVLGHNPAIVYARLTGYGQSGPRAQEAGHDINYVAQSGALHALARSGERPRPPINLLGDYAGGGAIGAFGIVCALLEATKSGHGQVVDVAMVDGVALLTAKLQGLRAAGLFSDEPGTNWIDSGAPFYDTYRCADGRYLAVGALEPDFYREFLAGLGVGTTDWPDQNDRTRWPHLREFIATAIAGRTRDEWESIYAGTDACVSPVLTFDEAAVDPHNAERGLYQRVGGVLQPAPAPRLARTPARRPSVPRTEQVAAVDLLDSWAAPDLQPNNLLEEAGVQQ from the coding sequence ATGAGCGGACCACTCGGCGGCGTCCGAGTTCTGGTGTTGTCCGGCATGGGCCCAGTGCCCTATGTGTCGATGTTGTTGGCCGACATGGGTGCACAGGTGGTGCGCGTGGTACGGCCTACTCATCGGGCGGCGCGGGCGCTTGCCCAGACCGATGGGCTGCGCGACGAGTACGACGTAGCCAACCGCGGCGTCGAGACGACAGCTCTGGACCTGAAGGACCCGCGCGGCGTGGAGGCGGCCCTGCGGTTGGCCGCGGCCGCCGATGTCTTCATCGAAGGCTACCGCCCAGGCGTGGCCGAGAGGCTGGGTCTGGCGCCCGAGGTGGTGCTCGGCCACAATCCGGCGATCGTCTACGCGCGGTTGACCGGCTATGGGCAGTCCGGCCCACGTGCTCAGGAAGCGGGGCACGACATCAACTATGTCGCCCAATCAGGTGCCTTGCACGCGTTGGCGCGGAGTGGGGAACGCCCTCGTCCCCCGATCAACCTGCTCGGCGACTACGCGGGTGGCGGAGCCATCGGGGCGTTCGGGATCGTCTGCGCGCTACTGGAGGCGACGAAGTCCGGGCACGGGCAGGTCGTCGACGTCGCCATGGTCGATGGTGTTGCTCTGCTGACCGCGAAGCTGCAGGGACTGCGGGCGGCGGGACTTTTCTCCGATGAGCCGGGCACGAACTGGATCGACTCCGGAGCACCGTTCTACGACACCTACCGGTGCGCGGACGGCCGCTACCTCGCGGTCGGTGCGCTCGAACCCGACTTCTACCGGGAGTTTCTCGCCGGCCTCGGTGTCGGGACCACCGACTGGCCCGACCAGAACGACCGCACGCGGTGGCCACACTTGCGGGAGTTCATCGCCACGGCCATCGCCGGGCGAACGCGGGACGAGTGGGAGTCCATCTATGCCGGCACCGACGCCTGCGTGAGCCCGGTGCTGACCTTCGACGAGGCCGCCGTCGACCCGCACAACGCCGAACGCGGCCTATACCAGCGAGTCGGTGGGGTACTGCAGCCAGCGCCGGCGCCCCGATTAGCCCGTACGCCCGCCCGCCGACCATCGGTGCCGCGAACCGAACAGGTCGCGGCTGTAGACCTGCTCGATTCCTGGGCTGCTCCTGACCTCCAGCCGAACAATCTCCTCGAGGAAGCAGGGGTACAGCAGTGA